A genome region from Clostridium sp. JN-9 includes the following:
- a CDS encoding transposase: MNKSYLKQMLTYINKVYDIGEKINTLEDKKIKSLVKISTITFVVLFGFMLQIRSFNRLEHWLKKGKFKKVLPKNTKMIHIDAVRRCLSDFDLNGLKNIHDSIIRTTIKNKIFRNGTIDGLKVVAVDGVELFESAKKFCDKCLSRKNKDGTTRHFHRSVVCTTVGSDPHVILGQEMLEPKKDSSNKDEGEITGGIRLIKKLYRKYHHFADIIVADALYCKSTWIKEVLSIGMNAVVRVKDERLLIVKDALALFKRREADKKWIVKQGSKDYTKIKAWDEDNFEISDPTIKVRFIRFIEEIHTGDKVEIKEGWIITTDKFASVETLWKIMHKRWDIENNAFHQLKTEWHLDHCFLHSPTGVETVLMFIIIAFNLMQLYFFRCIRGFRKKRMLQIDIIEDIKDERFTIDDNWNNPIFKKT, from the coding sequence ATGAATAAAAGTTATTTAAAACAAATGCTCACCTATATTAATAAAGTATACGATATAGGTGAAAAAATCAATACCTTAGAGGATAAAAAGATAAAATCTCTAGTAAAAATTTCAACAATCACCTTTGTAGTTTTGTTTGGATTTATGCTTCAAATAAGAAGTTTCAACAGGTTAGAGCATTGGCTTAAAAAAGGTAAATTTAAAAAAGTATTACCTAAAAACACTAAAATGATTCACATTGATGCCGTTAGGCGCTGCTTAAGTGATTTTGATTTGAATGGTTTGAAAAATATTCATGATAGTATAATTAGAACTACGATAAAAAATAAGATATTTAGAAATGGTACCATAGATGGCTTAAAGGTAGTTGCTGTAGATGGTGTAGAATTATTTGAAAGTGCTAAAAAATTTTGTGACAAATGTCTTTCACGAAAGAATAAGGATGGCACTACTCGTCATTTCCACAGATCTGTAGTTTGTACTACCGTAGGTTCGGATCCCCATGTTATTTTAGGACAAGAAATGCTTGAACCTAAGAAAGATAGTTCGAATAAAGATGAAGGTGAAATCACCGGAGGTATAAGATTAATAAAAAAATTATATCGTAAATATCACCATTTTGCCGATATTATAGTAGCTGATGCTTTATATTGTAAATCTACTTGGATAAAAGAAGTCCTTTCAATAGGAATGAATGCAGTAGTAAGAGTTAAAGATGAGCGTCTTCTCATTGTAAAGGATGCATTAGCTCTATTTAAGCGCCGTGAGGCTGATAAGAAATGGATTGTAAAGCAGGGAAGTAAAGACTATACCAAAATTAAAGCTTGGGATGAAGATAATTTTGAAATATCAGATCCGACTATCAAAGTTAGATTTATAAGGTTTATAGAAGAAATTCATACTGGAGATAAGGTAGAAATTAAAGAAGGCTGGATTATAACAACAGACAAATTTGCCTCAGTAGAAACCTTGTGGAAGATAATGCACAAGAGGTGGGATATAGAAAATAATGCCTTTCATCAGCTTAAAACAGAATGGCATTTAGATCATTGCTTTCTTCATAGCCCTACGGGCGTAGAGACAGTACTGATGTTTATAATTATAGCGTTTAATCTGATGCAGTTATATTTTTTTAGATGTATCAGAGGTTTTAGAAAGAAACGGATGCTTCAAATAGATATTATTGAAGATATAAAAGATGAAAGATTTACTATAGATGACAACTGGAATAATCCAATATTTAAAAAGACTTAA
- a CDS encoding Asp23/Gls24 family envelope stress response protein, producing the protein MIGNIVNENGTVNYSEEIIANIVGVSTMECYGVVGMASKNATDGLWELIKGGSLSKGVKIHSKDNELFVELYIIVEYGTKISVIANNIIQKIRYNVENYTGLKVSSITVNVQGVRV; encoded by the coding sequence ATGATAGGAAATATTGTTAATGAAAATGGAACAGTAAATTATTCTGAAGAAATCATTGCTAACATAGTAGGAGTATCTACAATGGAATGCTATGGCGTAGTTGGTATGGCTTCTAAGAATGCAACAGACGGTTTATGGGAACTAATCAAAGGTGGAAGCTTAAGCAAAGGTGTAAAGATTCACTCAAAGGATAATGAATTATTTGTTGAATTATACATTATTGTTGAATATGGAACTAAAATATCTGTAATTGCTAATAATATAATTCAAAAGATTAGATATAATGTAGAGAATTACACTGGATTAAAAGTATCCAGTATTACTGTCAATGTACAAGGTGTAAGGGTTTAG
- a CDS encoding DAK2 domain-containing protein: protein MEHLKINGQRFYNMVVNASNKLESEKDYVNSLNVFPVPDGDTGTNMSMTFRSAVSEIQNLRELSLGEMSKKLAKGALMGARGNSGVILSQILRGIAKGLEGKNEINSEEFAKSLVEGRKSAYKAVMRPTEGTILTIIRAAGESAEKSTEKDITKLLNEVCNYSKTVLDKTPEMLPVLKQAKVVDAGGMGLLIILTGMYEALLNDLDNITLKESKASKNVSAAKNLGKTDIKFGYCTEFIILNSVNDIESFKEDLSHYGDSMVVVSDDDVVKVHIHTNDPGLILSKVVKLGELTKIKIENMKEQHRHILGIEDMDESGSSTAEEPKEMTAVNKENAFISVAAGDGIVDILKDLGIDKVIEGGQTMNPSTQDFINAINEINAENIYILPNNKNIIMAATQAAEFSDKNVIVIASKTIPQGITAITVFNPEISSKENVKNMNDAIGTVKTGSITYAVRESETDNLSIKKGDILGIMDGKITNVGDDAYSVCEELISKMVDNDSELITIFYGEDCDKEKVDNMVNKLDEEYSDIDLQCYKGNQPIYYFILSVE, encoded by the coding sequence ATGGAACACTTAAAAATTAATGGACAAAGATTTTATAATATGGTGGTAAATGCCAGTAATAAGCTGGAATCAGAGAAGGATTATGTAAATTCCTTAAATGTATTTCCTGTTCCTGATGGTGATACTGGAACTAATATGTCAATGACTTTCAGAAGTGCTGTTAGTGAAATACAAAATTTAAGGGAATTATCTTTAGGAGAAATGTCTAAAAAATTAGCAAAAGGCGCTTTAATGGGAGCAAGAGGTAACAGTGGTGTTATTCTTTCACAAATTCTAAGGGGAATAGCCAAGGGACTGGAAGGCAAAAATGAAATAAATTCAGAAGAATTTGCAAAGAGCCTTGTTGAAGGAAGAAAATCTGCTTATAAGGCAGTTATGAGACCAACTGAGGGTACAATACTGACAATCATAAGAGCTGCTGGTGAAAGTGCCGAGAAGAGCACAGAAAAGGATATTACTAAGCTGCTTAATGAAGTATGTAACTACAGTAAAACAGTTTTAGATAAAACACCTGAAATGCTTCCTGTACTAAAACAAGCTAAAGTTGTAGATGCTGGAGGAATGGGATTATTAATAATTTTAACAGGAATGTATGAGGCTTTGTTAAATGATCTTGATAATATAACCTTAAAAGAAAGCAAAGCATCAAAAAATGTTTCTGCAGCAAAGAATTTAGGCAAAACTGATATTAAATTTGGTTATTGCACTGAATTTATTATTTTAAACAGCGTTAATGATATAGAAAGCTTTAAAGAGGATTTGTCCCATTATGGTGACTCAATGGTAGTAGTTAGTGATGATGATGTTGTAAAAGTTCATATTCACACCAATGATCCAGGTTTGATTTTATCAAAAGTTGTAAAGCTTGGAGAATTAACAAAAATTAAAATTGAAAATATGAAAGAACAGCACAGACATATTCTTGGTATAGAGGATATGGATGAAAGTGGAAGCAGTACTGCTGAAGAACCTAAAGAAATGACTGCTGTAAATAAAGAAAATGCATTTATTTCTGTTGCAGCAGGTGACGGAATAGTTGATATACTGAAAGACTTAGGCATAGATAAAGTTATTGAAGGCGGTCAAACTATGAACCCAAGTACTCAGGACTTTATAAATGCCATTAATGAAATAAATGCAGAAAATATATATATTCTTCCAAACAATAAAAATATAATAATGGCAGCCACACAGGCAGCAGAATTTAGTGATAAGAACGTTATTGTAATTGCATCAAAAACTATTCCTCAGGGAATTACAGCAATTACTGTGTTTAATCCTGAAATTAGTTCTAAGGAAAATGTGAAAAATATGAATGATGCCATAGGCACTGTAAAGACAGGTTCCATTACCTATGCCGTAAGAGAAAGCGAGACAGATAATCTTTCAATAAAAAAGGGTGATATTCTAGGTATAATGGATGGCAAAATTACAAATGTTGGTGATGATGCCTATAGTGTTTGTGAAGAATTAATAAGCAAAATGGTTGACAATGACAGTGAATTAATTACTATTTTCTATGGGGAAGATTGCGATAAAGAAAAGGTAGATAATATGGTTAATAAACTGGATGAAGAATATTCAGATATTGATTTGCAATGTTATAAAGGCAATCAGCCAATTTACTATTTTATTTTATCAGTTGAATAA
- the recG gene encoding ATP-dependent DNA helicase RecG, whose amino-acid sequence MDVYSDISTLKGVGPKTLNMLNKCLIFTVMDLILYFPRDYDIITNYKNNEENASGKVIVKGIIENIRGNIRTRTGKNLTNAELNTGGSIIELKWFNQPYIKKYIKVNDEYLFEGKIQNYKGRLCMANPKLIKDSENEAENNTFSKVVPKYPLTNNLKNSTVIKLVNEVLSQIYIEENLPQNIILKYNFCSLDDAIKNIHNPKDEYKLKEAVRRLKFQELFTYSLKILMLKKYRQKNKSGNIYSISKDLTRFKELLPYSLTNAQNRCIREILLDQKSNKIMNRLVQGDVGSGKTIVAIISMLNVVKNGYQVAMMAPTEILANQHLEETKKLLDNFNVNIEILSGSQSKKEKNKIKENVKLGIIDILIGTHALLEDDVEFKNLGLIVTDEQHRFGVSQRSKLINKGSNADILVMSATPIPRTLSLYLYGDLDISVIDELPPGRQKIDTYYISEHSKDRAYRFAVQQLKEGRQIYIVCPLVEENEDLKLNSVKKLYEQLKEKYFKNFNIKILHGRMTSKEKDLIMEEFKKGEISAIISTTVIEVGINVPNATVMIIENAERFGLAQLHQLRGRVGRGNHKSYCILIADIKNDIIRKRMEIMKSSNDGFYISEQDFKIRGSGEIFGLRQHGDNGLILCSLPDDINILKAANEEAKKVINTESEEQKDFLRCIMKKIEHSSKYICFN is encoded by the coding sequence ATGGATGTTTATAGTGATATTTCTACTTTAAAAGGTGTAGGACCCAAAACACTTAATATGTTAAATAAGTGTCTCATATTTACAGTTATGGATTTAATATTATACTTTCCCAGGGACTATGATATAATTACAAATTATAAAAATAATGAGGAAAATGCTTCTGGTAAAGTTATAGTTAAAGGTATAATAGAAAATATAAGGGGAAATATCAGAACAAGAACAGGAAAAAACTTAACTAATGCTGAGCTTAATACTGGGGGAAGCATAATTGAATTGAAATGGTTCAATCAGCCATATATAAAAAAATATATAAAAGTTAATGATGAATATTTATTTGAAGGTAAGATTCAAAATTATAAAGGCAGACTTTGCATGGCAAATCCCAAATTAATTAAAGACAGTGAAAATGAAGCAGAAAATAATACATTTAGTAAAGTTGTACCCAAATATCCATTAACAAATAACCTGAAAAATTCAACAGTTATAAAATTGGTAAATGAAGTTTTGTCACAGATATATATAGAGGAAAATTTACCACAGAATATAATATTAAAATATAATTTTTGTTCTTTGGATGATGCCATTAAAAATATCCATAATCCAAAGGATGAATATAAGCTTAAAGAAGCTGTAAGAAGATTGAAATTTCAAGAATTATTTACCTATTCCCTTAAAATATTAATGTTAAAAAAATATAGACAGAAAAACAAAAGTGGCAATATATATTCAATCTCAAAAGATTTAACCAGATTTAAAGAATTACTTCCATACTCTTTAACTAATGCTCAAAACAGGTGTATTAGGGAAATCTTATTAGATCAGAAAAGTAATAAAATAATGAATAGACTTGTACAGGGAGACGTTGGAAGCGGTAAAACAATTGTGGCAATTATAAGTATGCTCAATGTGGTTAAGAATGGATATCAGGTTGCTATGATGGCACCAACTGAAATATTAGCAAATCAACATCTTGAAGAAACTAAAAAATTATTAGACAATTTCAATGTTAATATTGAAATATTAAGCGGAAGTCAAAGTAAAAAGGAAAAAAACAAAATAAAAGAAAATGTTAAGCTTGGTATAATTGATATATTAATTGGCACACATGCATTATTGGAAGATGATGTTGAATTCAAAAACTTAGGATTAATTGTTACAGATGAACAGCATAGATTTGGAGTATCTCAAAGAAGCAAGCTTATAAATAAGGGAAGTAATGCAGATATTTTAGTTATGAGTGCAACACCTATACCAAGGACGCTTTCATTATATTTGTATGGCGATCTGGATATATCTGTAATAGATGAACTGCCTCCGGGAAGACAAAAGATAGATACATATTATATTAGTGAACATAGCAAAGACAGAGCATACAGATTTGCTGTGCAGCAGCTTAAGGAAGGAAGACAGATATATATTGTGTGCCCATTGGTAGAAGAAAATGAAGATTTAAAATTAAATTCTGTAAAAAAATTATATGAACAATTAAAAGAGAAATATTTTAAAAATTTTAATATAAAAATTTTACATGGAAGAATGACTTCAAAAGAAAAAGATCTAATTATGGAGGAGTTCAAGAAAGGTGAAATTTCAGCTATTATTTCTACAACTGTAATTGAGGTTGGAATAAATGTACCAAATGCTACAGTTATGATAATTGAAAATGCAGAGAGATTTGGGTTAGCACAGCTCCATCAATTAAGAGGAAGAGTTGGAAGAGGAAACCATAAATCATATTGTATTCTCATTGCAGACATAAAAAATGATATTATAAGAAAAAGAATGGAGATTATGAAATCAAGCAATGATGGATTTTATATCTCTGAGCAGGATTTTAAGATAAGAGGCAGTGGTGAGATTTTTGGATTAAGACAGCATGGAGATAATGGTCTAATATTATGCAGCTTACCAGATGATATAAATATATTAAAAGCTGCAAATGAAGAAGCAAAAAAAGTCATTAACACTGAATCAGAGGAACAGAAGGATTTTTTAAGGTGTATAATGAAAAAAATTGAACACAGCTCAAAATATATTTGTTTTAATTAA
- a CDS encoding alpha/beta-type small acid-soluble spore protein — protein MSNGSRNQKAVPEAKNALRQFKYESADEIGVNVPQDGYWGDMTSRECGSVGGQMVKKLIEMAEHQLIQGR, from the coding sequence ATGAGCAATGGTTCAAGAAATCAAAAAGCAGTTCCAGAGGCTAAAAATGCATTAAGACAGTTTAAATATGAATCAGCAGATGAAATTGGAGTAAATGTACCACAAGATGGATATTGGGGAGACATGACCTCCAGAGAATGCGGTTCAGTTGGAGGACAGATGGTAAAAAAATTAATTGAAATGGCTGAGCATCAGCTAATTCAGGGAAGATAG
- the rsmD gene encoding 16S rRNA (guanine(966)-N(2))-methyltransferase RsmD → MRIIAGLAKGRKLLSPESMVTRPTLDRIKESMFDILQDKTYGSNVLDAFAGTGSLGLEAASRGASHCYLIDKSPETYPLLKQNIINLKFDDICSSFNDDTYEVIKRLGENKGVFDIIFIDPPYAKDMIPLAVELVEKYNMLASDGVIVTKIDSKEIIYEGSKNIVLYDKRKYGNTTICFYKLKED, encoded by the coding sequence ATGAGAATAATTGCAGGTCTTGCAAAAGGACGTAAATTGCTGTCACCTGAAAGTATGGTAACAAGGCCTACCTTAGATAGAATTAAGGAATCAATGTTTGATATTTTGCAGGATAAAACTTACGGGTCGAATGTACTGGATGCTTTTGCAGGCACTGGAAGCTTGGGCCTGGAAGCTGCAAGCAGAGGAGCAAGTCATTGCTATCTAATTGATAAGAGCCCTGAAACATATCCATTATTAAAACAAAATATTATAAATTTAAAATTTGATGATATATGCAGTAGTTTTAATGATGATACATATGAAGTTATAAAAAGATTGGGCGAAAATAAAGGGGTATTTGATATTATTTTTATAGATCCGCCATATGCTAAGGATATGATTCCTTTAGCTGTTGAATTAGTTGAAAAATATAATATGCTTGCATCTGATGGAGTAATTGTAACTAAAATTGATAGTAAAGAAATAATTTATGAAGGCTCAAAAAATATAGTGTTGTATGATAAAAGAAAATATGGTAACACAACAATTTGTTTTTATAAGCTTAAGGAGGACTAA